In Salvelinus fontinalis isolate EN_2023a chromosome 25, ASM2944872v1, whole genome shotgun sequence, one genomic interval encodes:
- the jcada gene encoding uncharacterized protein jcada — protein sequence MYSVEDLLISHGYKLPQNTSTTPTAVSPTPPSSYDNKRYGDPSSCRQEILESRSGGGHGTVNGYEIDSAPGVYVYGNNNCRKPQPPAPTKSYSSSHTDNAWRDRNSQPQRREADSGNQGDTHSLGDSLTTDSGFCEGPRGVYSESRGHRDVSYWRRRGQDFSVLLDYADFREPRGGGYRTEGVQQPQRQEVPPEDQRQQRERQLWAVQSQSRSKQREAALQQWTTAAVERKCQSLGTDEWRPAVVSFARQLSDSEGDSWARAQEQQQLQQRHLRTPDGAVAVMGPRNKGKSQSLPRMLPPDSLQYVAMSGSVGSGQDVYRKVNGHPVSHHDPYNRYNHNQAGTGDRDRWCENDSRPSSQASMASQLSQGSLVPKTRFSRPLRPPSYEVHQQTRGSSETLSGDPAAASTPQPQARDRTPLPHPRMGDPRLDYYSQDGGSGTDPPGYIPPPSYPPKRAPLMRGGHGGHRGYGEVPVNYRYHQVFQQQQMRGTPDPWFSSRHTGGGGSWPEPQREPLRERSVPHRKQLYPGYSEQQHQPGLGPGIHYVHDPRVRQISGGGSSSLGGGGNSMTDTDNIRHIRNSTSSELPSVTVSDHSSDDSAFLSPASTGAPPPLASTSDPASPTTPKSSSDYDNKNNRWKQQHSDLHKETDSLDNFPAATDQNCNRYNPKNNLGGFSAFQPPAPAPASSVLLSSSSDQGFSETTITQVKKIVPGDSGVDHNNRNSKRKSHSETIFCLVSVPIHMQQQQTNKDSVSTADQNNNEKMPDSLPSSLPIVSVFATEDNQNTVVQSDNSQSLRSKSLSEMGLKPPSHTSSFSSMRSTRKGPLRKEIVDAWSLQASADKELCYAGSWPGDQYRNQETQTSSPVKGPGSTGGTGQPGGQGGQEPGHPASDTTTDSGVGTDCSAVSASYGVGYPMKGQKNLHPSSNSAFSRLSISPAQPLSLPSLPPQPPPSGSGEERDQHTSTSRKTGATTTTSNTTTKPPDDVNANSQGQVAFGQFLLKPVSRRPWDAIEELECFNKAAGVELDQIQKVQPRRPSVDQCIDDLDEVYRNIMELSGEDTQHQQQHQPIAPPPLDFERETVSLPDQRLNNKPNNNIPTIRPRLDSWGPGSSIDPEYREVRSAFSRPQPQNRTSIPRPLREDLVPTGFRDYKLHNEQGDHRETYDPRLTYRQEQDVAKESLLRDVGLTVYTEAPGEQDQHCGPPFTPLTSLDHEELCQNVQLLWESGEEPSLAKSSQVEVAQIREGSNKDELGPTKVVEEERKVKTDNVPVVPPRFRGHEPNLNIRRARSENSRSPRGEGLRGSPRPGRLTREAALAFKYGDYRYSVSSDPLSWRNEATLADRHLETLLIKEKANTRPTEDLSNLYEVKCAKGIPENETMEQRAARILGIDVAPDSLQGRVQEREEVSLQEVVEGETGIGETQAHSPYREQQNKYDTRTGGGTPELHPEGAQAVESLGLVEQKEEEQEHGDNTENQRQHKEETQEHSPDRDTETQLVRRQYEQVMEVEVSVVTLGEEKGGGPTKNDSLSVYEDRHAGGGGESQSHPSMVLGLPEFPPSSLPLSLPVTRDEELALSVLSVGGGGERQGKKGHGSGGASPRLSSSPSSISPGCTESMAHMDEPFSVSCIRVRSSGEAEPEQETRVVVEAERENDANPGEGMRQAEEKRERGEIEELRMESKAEGEEIEDEPEVVQEEEKKEEIKIKGMKDKEKEPKTKREEKTREGQEMEKEEVVEPDEKREGQEVERSEKPNVQQEFRPEPVSRPMKPPLLPKPIPKPRCGTVAKREITLPLSFSVSSCGSSATLEDDEMLSDSYDPSRVERV from the exons GTTCTGTGAGGGGCCCAGAGGGGTGTATTCAGAGTCCAGGGGCCACCGAGACGTGTCCtactggaggaggagaggtcagGACTTCAGTGTTCTCCTGGATTACGCTGACTTCAGAGAACCTCGAGGAGGAGGCTATAGGACAGAGGGGGTGCAGCAGCCGCAGAGACAGGAG GTGCCCCCAGAGGATCAGCGACAGCAGCGTGAGAGGCAGCTTTGGGCAGTCCAGTCCCAGTCCCGCTCCAAGCAGAGAGAGGCAGCGCTGCAGCAGTGGACGACGGCTGCCGTGGAGAGGAAGTGTCAGAGCCTGGGCACGGACGAGTGGCGACCCGCCGTGGTCAGCTTCGCCCGCCAGCTCTCGGACAGCGAGGGCGATAGTTGGGCTCGGGCTCAGGAGCAGCAGCAACTGCAGCAGCGCCACCTCCGGACACCGGATGGCGCTGTGGCTGTAATGGGGCCCAGGAACAAAGGGAAGTCCCAGTCTCTGCCCCGAATGCTGCCGCCGGACAGCCTGCAATATGTGGCCATGTCTGGGTCTGTTGGGTCTGGGCAGGACGTGTACAGGAAGGTCAACGGCCACCCAGTGTCCCATCACGACCCTTACAACAGATATAACCACAACCAGGccgggacaggggacagggacaggtggTGTGAGAATGACAGCAGACCCTCCAGTCAGGCTAGTATGGCCAGCCAGCTTAGCCAGGGCTCTCTGGTACCAAAGACCCGGTTCAGCCGTCCCCTGCGGCCTCCGTCCTACGAGGTGCACCAGCAGACCCGGGGGAGTTCTGAGACGCTGTCAGGAGACCCAGCAGCAGCATCAACTCCACAGCCCCAGGCCAGGGACagaacccccctcccccaccccaggATGGGTGACCCCAGGCTGGACTATTATTCACAGGATGGAGGGTCTGGCACGGATCCTCCGGGTTATATCCCTCCCCCATCGTATCCCCCCAAGAGAGCTCCACTTATGAGAGGGGGCCATGGAGGTCACAGGGGCTATGGAGAGGTCCCAGTGAACTACAG GTACCACCAGGTGTTCCAGCAGCAACAGATGCGTGGGACCCCGGACCCCTGGTTCAGTAGCAGACACACCGGTGGAGGAGGGTCCTGGCCGGAGCCTCAGAGAGAGCCCCTCCGAGAGAGGAGCGTGCCCCACCGGAAGCAGCTCTACCCTGGCTACAGCGAGCAGCAGCACCAGCCGGGCCTGGGTCCTGGCATCCACTACGTCCACGACCCACGTGTCCGACAAATATCTGGGGGAGGAAGCTCGTCTCTAGGCGGCGGAGGTAACTCCATGACGGACACCGACAACATCCGCCACATCCGTAACTCCACATCCTCTGAGCTTCCCAGTGTCACCGTGTCAGACCACTCGTCTGATGACAGTGCCTTCCTGTCCCCCGCCTCCACGGGGGCCCCGCCGCCACTTGCCAGCACGTCAGATCCAGCCAGTCCGACAACGCCGAAGTCGTCTAGCGACTATGACAATAAGAATAACCGGTGGAAGCAGCAGCACAGCGATTTGCACAAAGAGACTGACTCACTAGATAACTTCCCAGCAGCAACTGACCAAAACTGTAACAGGTATAATCCCAAAAACAACCTAGGTGGTTTCTCTGCCTTCCAGCCCCCGGCCCCGGCCCCGGCCTCATCGGTGCTTCTTAGCTCCAGCTCAGACCAAGGATTCTCGGAAACAACCATCACGCAGGTGAAGAAGATCGttccaggagactcaggagtagACCACAACAACAGAAACTCTAAGAGGAAATCTCACAGTGAGACCATATTCTGCCTGGTGTCTGTCCCCATACACATGCAGCAACAACAAACCAATAAAGACTCAGTCTCCACAGCGGACCAGAACAATAATGAGAAGATGCCTGACAGTCTGCCAAGTAGTCTGCCAATCGTGAGCGTCTTCGCCACAGAAGACAACCAAAACACTGTGGTCCAATCAGACAACAGCCAAAGCCTCCGTAGCAAGTCGTTATCAGAGATGGGTCTCAAACCCCCCTCCCACACCAGCAGCTTCAGTTCTATGAGAAGCACCAGGAAGGGTCCTCTGAGGAAGGAGATAGTAGACGCCTGGTCACTCCAGGCCAGTGCTGACAAGGAGCTGTGCTATGCTGGCTCCTGGCCCGGGGACCAGTACAGGAACCAGGAAACCCAGACCAGCTCCCCCGTGAAAGGTCCTGGGAGTACAGGGGGAACAGGTCAGCCTGGAGGACAAGGGGGTCAGGAGCCAGGCCACCCGGCCTCAGACACAACCACAGACAGCGGCGTGGGCACCGACTGCAGCGCCGTGTCCGCCTCCTACGGCGTGGGCTACCCCATGAAAGGCCAGAAGAACCTCCACCCGTCCAGCAACAGCGCCTTCTCCCGCCTCAGTATCAGCCCGGCCCAGCCCCTGTCACTTCCATCACTCCCACCCCAGCCTCCACCCTCTGGatctggggaggagagagaccaACATACCTCCACATCCAGGAAGACTGGTgctactaccaccacctccaACACCACTACCAAACCCCCAGACGATGTCAACGCTAACAGCCAGGGCCAGGTGGCGTTTGGTCAGTTCCTGCTGAAGCCGGTAAGCCGGCGGCCGTGGGACGCCATCGAAGAGCTGGAGTGTTTCAACAAGGCTGCAGGCGTAGAACTAGACCAGATCCAGAAGGTCCAGCCCAGGAGACCCAGTGTGGACCAGTGTATAGACGACCTGGACGAGGTGTACAGGAACATCATGGAGCTGAGCGGAGAAGacacacaacatcaacaacaacatcagcccatagcccctccccctctggaTTTTGAGCGGGAGACAGTTAGCCTTCCAGACCAGCGCCTGAATAACAAACCCAACAACAACATCCCTACCATCAGGCCCAGACTAGACAGCTGGGGCCCTGGTTCCTCTATAGACCCAGAATATAGGGAGGTGAGGAGTGCCTTCTCCAGGCCCCAGCCCCAGAACAGGACCAGCATCCCCAGACCACTGAGAGAGGACCTGGTGCCCACTGGCTTCAGAGACTACAAACTCCACAATGAACAGGGTGACCACAGGGAAACCTATGACCCCAGGCTTACCTATAGGCAGGAGCAGGACGTCGCCAAGGAGTCTCTACTGAGGGATGTGGGGCTCACCGTCTACACTGAGGCCCCTGGGGAGCAGGACCAGCACTGTGGCCCCCCATTCACACCGCTCACATCGTTAGACCACGAGGAACTATGTCAGAATGTACAGCTATTATGGGAGAGCGGAGAGGAACCATCTCTAGCCAAAAGCAGCCAGGTTGAGGTTGCGCAGATCCGTGAGGGCAGTAATAAGGACGAGCTGGGCCCCACTAAAGtagtggaagaggagaggaaggtaaAGACGGATAATGTGCCCGTTGTGCCACCCAGATTCAGAGGCCATGAGCCCAATCTGAACATCCGCAGGGCACGGAGTGAGAACAGCAGGTCGCCAAGAGGTGAAGGGTTGCGGGGGTCACCACGACCCGGCAGGCTGACCCGGGAGGCAGCGCTCGCCTTCAAGTATGGCGACTACAGATACAGCGTCAGCTCCGATCCTCTGAGTTGGCGTAATGAGGCGACGTTGGCAGATAGACACCTGGAGACCCTGCTGATCAAGGAGAAGGCGAACACCAGGCCCACGGAGGACCTGAGTAATCTATATGAGGTGAAGTGTGCCAAGGGGATCCCTGAGAACGAGACGATGGAGCAGAGAGCAGCCAGGATACTGGGGATAGACGTAGCCCCGGATTCACTGCAGGGCCGGgtccaggagagagaggaggtgtcactgcaggaggtggtggagggagagactggcataGGTGAAACGCAGGCGCACAGCCCTTACAGAGAGCAGCAGAACAAATATGACACAAGGACTGGGGGAGGGACACCAGAACTCCATCCAGAAGGAGCACAGGCTGTGGAATCACTGGGCCTGGTCGAACagaaagaggaggagcaggagcatggagacaacacagagaatcagagacaacacaaagaaGAAACCCAGGAGCACAGTCCGGACAGAGACACGGAGACACAGCTTGTGAGAAGACAGTACGAGcaagtgatggaggtagaggtatcCGTGGTTACCttgggagaggagaaaggaggaggaccCACTAAGAATGACAGCCTATCAGTATATGAAGACAGACAtgctggaggaggtggagagagccAGAGCCACCCCTCCATGGTGCTGGGGCTACCGGAGTTCCCTCCCAGTAgtctgcccctgtctctgcccGTGACCCGAGACGAGGAGCTGGCCCTCAGCGTGCTGAGTGtgggagggggtggggagaggcAAGGAAAGAAGGGACACGGTAGTGGTGGTGCCTCCCCCAGGCTCTCCTCGTCCCCCTCCTCCATATCACCTGGCTGTACGGAGAGCATGGCCCACATGGATGAGCCGTTCTCCGTCTCCTGCATCCGTGTCAGGAGTTCAGGAGAGGCAGAACCAGAACAAGAGACCAGGGTAGTGgtagaggcagagcgagagaacgACGCAAACCCAGGGGAAGGGATGAGGcaggcagaggagaagagagagaggggggagattgaGGAGTTGAGGATGGAGTCCAAGGCGGAGGGGGAAGAGATAGAAGATGAGCCAGAGGTCgtgcaggaggaggagaagaaagaggaaaTCAAAATCAAGGGGATGAAGGACAAGGAGAAAGAGCCAAAGACaaaaagagaggagaagacaagagAGGGGcaggagatggagaaggaggaagTGGTAGAGCCAGATGAGAAAAGAGAGGggcaggaggtggagaggagtgaAAAACCAAATGTCCAACAGGAGTTTAGGCCAGAGCCGGTCTCCAGACCTATgaaacctcctctcctccccaagcCCATCCCTAAACCTCGTTGCGGCACGGTGGCCAAGAGAGAGATCACCCTCCCCCTGAGCTTCAGTGTATCTTCCTGTGGCTCCTCTGCCACCCTAGAGGACGACGAGATGCTCTCGG ACTCCTATGATCCTAGTCGAGTGGAGAGAGTGTAA